A stretch of DNA from Larus michahellis chromosome 19, bLarMic1.1, whole genome shotgun sequence:
AGTGTGAGCTTGATACGCTTCTCACGCACGAAAACAAGGAGGCTGTCAAACacattgtgatttttatttatttttattttttattttggcatCAGAAGTTTTGCATAATTTTCACCGGTTGCAACATCTTGCTCTCTGGATTGTCGAGAGGAAGATCAAAACTTCATGCGTTTTTCCATCATGTCATTATATACTTATGATTGTCAGGTAGTtatgacatttcttttccttgttgcaGCTTGTAGAGACCTCATTAAAAGGAGAGATAGTCTTTGACCCCAGAAGTGCTTATTACCTCTGGTTTGTAATGGATTTCTGTGATGGCGGAGATATGAATGAGTATCTGCTGTCCCGAAAGCCAAACCGCAAGACCAACACCAGTTTCATGCTCCAGCTCAGCAGTGCACTGGCATTCCTGCACAAAAATCAGATTATTCATCGTGATCTCAAACCTGACAATATCCTGATATCTCGGAGCAGGATGGATGCTAGTGACTTGGAGCCTACCCTGAAAGTAGCTGATTTTGGGCTGAGTAAAGTATGTTCGGCCTCAGGACAGAATCCTGAGGAACCAGTTAATGTCAATAAGTGTTTTCTATCGACTGCGTGTGGGACTGACTTCTACATGGCCCCCGAAGTCTGGGAAGGACACTACACTGCCAAAGCAGACATCTTTGCCTTGGGGATTATAATCTGGGCGATGTTGGAAAGAATGACGTTCATAGATACGGAAACAAAGAAAGAACTTCTGGGGAGTTATGTCAAGCAGGGAACGGCAATCGTGCCCGTTGGAGAGGCGCTTCTAGAAAACCCTAAAATGGAACTGCTCATCCCCGTAAAGAAAAA
This window harbors:
- the PDIK1L gene encoding serine/threonine-protein kinase PDIK1L, with the protein product MVSSQPKYDLIREVGRGSYGVVYEAVVRKTSARVAVKKIRCHAPENVELALREFWALSSIKSQHPNVIHLEECILQKDGMVQKMSHGSSSSLYLQLVETSLKGEIVFDPRSAYYLWFVMDFCDGGDMNEYLLSRKPNRKTNTSFMLQLSSALAFLHKNQIIHRDLKPDNILISRSRMDASDLEPTLKVADFGLSKVCSASGQNPEEPVNVNKCFLSTACGTDFYMAPEVWEGHYTAKADIFALGIIIWAMLERMTFIDTETKKELLGSYVKQGTAIVPVGEALLENPKMELLIPVKKKSMNARMKQLIKEMLAANPQDRPDAFELELRLVNIAFKDSSWDT